A single window of Chitinophaga sp. XS-30 DNA harbors:
- a CDS encoding ribonucleoside-diphosphate reductase subunit alpha yields MFVIKRDGRKESVKFDKITARVEKLCYGMAPDYVDSIDVAKKVIQGLYDGVTTTELDNLAAETAASLTTKHPDYAQLASRIAVSNLHKNTIKSFSKTMKKLYEYIDPKTGKPAGLLSDEVWDIIRKNADILDSTIIYDRDFAFDYFGFKTLERSYLLKIDGKIAERPQHMFMRVAVGIHKEDIDSAIKTYNLMSERWFTHATPTLFNAGTPKPQMSSCFLLTMQGDSIDGIYDTLKQTAKISQSAGGIGLSIHNIRATGSYISGTNGTSNGIIPMLRVFNDTARYVDQGGGKRKGAFAIYLEPWHADVFEFLDLRKNHGKEELRARDLFYALWMPDLFMKRVESNGTWSLFCPHEAPGLADCWGEEFEQLYEKYEQENRARKTVKAQDLWFAILDAQIETGTPYLLYKDSANRKSNQQNLGTIKSSNLCTEIIEYTSPDEVAVCNLASLALPRFVIDGKFDHQKLYEVTYQATLNLNVIIDQNYYPVEQARTSNLRHRPIGLGVQGLADAFFLLRYPFESEQAQKLNKEIFETIYFASLTASKDLAKKDGHYESYPGSPASKGILQYDMWGVTPSERWDWASLKAEIKTHGIRNSLLLAPMPTASTSQILGNNECFEPYTSNIYTRRVLSGEFVVVNKHLLKDLVELGLWDNDMKNKIIAANGSIQQIEEIPSNIKELYKTVWEIKQRTIIDMAADRGAFICQSQSLNLFVDTPSASKLTSMHFYAWKKGLKTGMYYLRTQAATQAVQFTVEKQGGQNMVPVVAPAEGSMELEVPEGAVCTMEEGCVTCSA; encoded by the coding sequence ATGTTCGTTATAAAAAGAGACGGCAGAAAGGAGTCTGTCAAATTTGACAAGATCACGGCAAGGGTAGAGAAACTGTGTTACGGCATGGCGCCTGATTATGTAGATTCAATAGATGTAGCGAAGAAAGTGATCCAGGGATTGTACGATGGCGTTACCACTACCGAGCTGGATAACCTGGCCGCAGAGACCGCCGCTTCCCTCACCACCAAGCATCCGGACTATGCACAGCTTGCCTCCCGCATTGCGGTGAGCAATCTCCATAAAAATACTATCAAGTCGTTTTCCAAAACGATGAAGAAGCTGTACGAATACATCGATCCGAAAACCGGCAAACCCGCCGGCCTGCTGAGCGATGAAGTATGGGACATCATCCGCAAGAACGCGGATATCCTGGATTCCACCATCATCTACGACCGGGATTTTGCATTCGACTACTTTGGCTTCAAAACACTGGAACGCTCCTATCTCCTGAAGATAGACGGCAAGATCGCCGAGCGCCCGCAACATATGTTCATGCGCGTAGCCGTGGGTATTCACAAAGAGGATATCGACTCCGCCATCAAAACATACAACCTGATGAGCGAGCGCTGGTTCACACACGCCACGCCCACCCTCTTCAATGCCGGTACGCCCAAACCGCAGATGAGCAGCTGCTTCCTGCTCACCATGCAGGGAGACAGCATTGACGGTATCTACGATACCCTGAAGCAAACCGCGAAGATCTCCCAGAGCGCAGGCGGCATCGGCCTGAGCATCCACAATATCCGTGCTACCGGTTCTTACATCAGCGGCACCAACGGCACCTCCAACGGTATCATCCCCATGCTGCGCGTATTCAATGATACAGCGCGTTATGTGGACCAGGGCGGCGGCAAACGCAAAGGCGCATTCGCCATCTACCTGGAACCCTGGCATGCCGATGTATTCGAATTCCTGGACCTCCGCAAGAACCACGGTAAAGAAGAACTGCGCGCCCGCGACCTCTTCTACGCGCTGTGGATGCCCGACCTGTTCATGAAACGCGTGGAAAGCAACGGCACCTGGAGCCTTTTCTGTCCCCATGAAGCACCCGGCCTGGCAGATTGCTGGGGCGAAGAGTTCGAGCAGCTGTATGAAAAATACGAGCAGGAGAACCGCGCCCGCAAGACCGTGAAAGCGCAGGACCTCTGGTTCGCCATCCTGGATGCGCAGATCGAGACCGGTACGCCTTACCTGCTGTACAAGGATTCCGCCAACCGCAAATCCAACCAGCAGAACCTGGGCACCATCAAAAGTTCCAACCTCTGCACAGAGATCATCGAATATACCTCTCCGGATGAAGTAGCCGTATGCAACCTGGCATCACTGGCCCTGCCCCGTTTTGTCATCGACGGCAAGTTCGATCACCAGAAGCTGTATGAAGTAACCTACCAGGCTACGCTCAACCTCAATGTGATCATCGATCAGAACTATTACCCGGTAGAACAGGCACGTACCTCCAACCTGCGCCACCGCCCTATCGGCCTGGGTGTTCAGGGCCTGGCGGATGCGTTCTTCCTGCTGCGTTATCCTTTCGAAAGCGAACAGGCGCAAAAGCTGAACAAAGAGATATTTGAAACCATCTACTTTGCATCCCTGACCGCTTCAAAAGACCTGGCGAAAAAAGACGGGCACTACGAATCATACCCCGGCTCACCGGCCTCCAAAGGCATCCTGCAATATGATATGTGGGGCGTAACGCCTTCAGAGCGCTGGGACTGGGCTTCACTGAAAGCGGAGATCAAAACGCATGGCATCCGCAACTCCCTGCTGCTGGCGCCGATGCCCACAGCGTCCACTTCACAGATACTTGGCAACAACGAATGCTTCGAGCCATACACTTCCAACATCTACACCCGCCGCGTACTGAGCGGTGAGTTCGTGGTAGTGAACAAACACCTGCTGAAAGACCTGGTGGAGCTCGGCCTCTGGGATAACGACATGAAGAACAAGATCATCGCAGCGAACGGTTCCATCCAGCAGATCGAAGAGATACCCTCCAACATCAAGGAACTGTACAAGACCGTTTGGGAGATCAAGCAGCGTACGATCATAGACATGGCAGCGGACCGCGGCGCATTCATCTGCCAGTCGCAGTCGCTCAACCTGTTCGTAGACACGCCTTCTGCCTCCAAACTGACCTCCATGCACTTCTATGCCTGGAAGAAAGGGCTGAAAACAGGCATGTACTATCTCCGCACACAGGCGGCTACACAAGCCGTTCAGTTCACGGTAGAGAAACAGGGCGGGCAGAACATGGTGCCGGTTGTGGCCCCGGCCGAAGGCTCCATGGAGCTGGAAGTTCCGGAAGGCGCGGTATGCACCATGGAAGAAGGTTGCGTAACCTGCAGCGCATAA
- the leuC gene encoding 3-isopropylmalate dehydratase large subunit produces MGKTLFDKIWDSHIVASKPGFPDAVYINTHFIHEVTSPQAFDGLRKRNIPVFRPGKTRATADHNVPTLDQHLPIREALSRKQVEMLTQNTTEFGVELYGLGHRYQGIVHVIGPELGITLPGMTIVCGDSHTSTHGAFGAIAFGIGTSEVEQVLATQCILQYRPKRMKIEVNGQLNKGVVSKDIILYIISQISASGATGYFVEYAGEAIRSLSMEARMTICNMSIEMGARGGLIAPDETTFSYIKGREFAPEGEDWDKALAYWKTLQTDAGAEFDKVLTFDAADIEPQITYGTNPGMGMGITQHIPSLNEVEEKERPSFSKSLQYMDLEPGSRLLGKKVDYVFIGSCTNSRIEDLRMVAEFVKGKKKADDVVVWIVPGSKQVEAQAIAEGIDKIFEAAGFQLRQPGCSACLAMNEDKIPAGKYCVATSNRNFEGRQGPDARTFLASPLTAAAAAITGSVTDVRAMI; encoded by the coding sequence ATGGGCAAAACATTATTTGACAAGATATGGGATAGCCATATTGTGGCGAGCAAGCCGGGATTTCCGGACGCGGTGTACATCAATACCCATTTTATTCATGAAGTGACCAGTCCCCAGGCTTTTGACGGCCTGCGGAAGCGCAACATACCGGTATTCAGGCCGGGAAAGACCCGGGCTACGGCGGACCATAACGTCCCTACGCTGGACCAGCACCTGCCTATCCGGGAGGCGCTGAGCCGCAAGCAGGTGGAAATGCTCACGCAGAACACCACCGAGTTCGGGGTGGAGCTGTACGGGTTGGGGCACCGCTACCAGGGGATCGTGCATGTGATAGGGCCGGAGTTGGGGATTACCCTGCCGGGCATGACCATTGTGTGCGGGGACAGCCACACTTCCACGCACGGGGCCTTCGGGGCCATTGCTTTCGGCATCGGCACCTCGGAGGTGGAGCAGGTACTGGCTACCCAGTGCATCCTGCAATACCGTCCCAAGCGCATGAAAATAGAAGTGAACGGACAGTTGAATAAAGGGGTGGTATCGAAAGACATCATCCTGTACATCATTTCACAGATATCCGCCTCCGGCGCCACCGGCTACTTTGTGGAATACGCCGGGGAAGCCATCCGGAGCCTGAGCATGGAAGCGCGGATGACCATCTGCAACATGAGCATTGAAATGGGGGCAAGAGGCGGATTGATCGCACCCGATGAAACCACCTTTTCGTATATCAAAGGCCGTGAGTTCGCCCCCGAAGGAGAAGATTGGGACAAAGCCCTCGCTTACTGGAAAACATTGCAGACGGACGCCGGTGCGGAATTTGATAAAGTGCTGACGTTCGATGCGGCAGACATCGAGCCGCAGATCACCTACGGCACCAATCCCGGTATGGGTATGGGCATTACGCAGCACATCCCTTCGCTGAACGAGGTGGAAGAAAAAGAAAGGCCTTCGTTCTCCAAATCGCTGCAGTATATGGACCTGGAGCCGGGTAGCCGCCTGCTGGGCAAAAAAGTGGATTATGTGTTCATCGGCAGCTGTACGAACTCCCGCATTGAAGACCTGCGTATGGTGGCCGAATTTGTGAAAGGAAAGAAAAAGGCCGATGATGTGGTGGTCTGGATCGTGCCGGGTTCCAAACAAGTGGAAGCACAGGCCATTGCCGAGGGGATCGACAAGATATTCGAAGCGGCAGGTTTCCAGCTCCGGCAGCCGGGATGCTCCGCCTGCCTGGCTATGAATGAGGACAAGATACCCGCCGGCAAATATTGCGTTGCCACCTCCAACCGGAACTTCGAAGGCCGCCAGGGGCCGGATGCCCGCACCTTCCTGGCCAGTCCGCTTACCGCCGCCGCCGCAGCCATTACCGGCAGCGTAACGGATGTGAGAGCGATGATATGA
- a CDS encoding TlpA family protein disulfide reductase: protein MKKLLPFLLFFCCPAFSQEVTRVPVSGLDALLRHPDTALVVNLWATWCAPCVKEIPHFEKQAKALKGQQVKFIFLSLDMEDAYPKKIQQFIRRRQLDSPVFWLDEQNANKYARTIHPRWQGSIPATIFINTAKGYRKFVEGEISEARLKKEISSMME, encoded by the coding sequence ATGAAAAAACTGTTGCCCTTTTTGCTGTTTTTTTGCTGCCCTGCGTTTTCGCAGGAAGTAACACGCGTTCCGGTATCGGGACTGGACGCTTTGCTCCGTCATCCCGATACGGCACTGGTGGTGAATCTCTGGGCTACCTGGTGCGCGCCTTGTGTGAAGGAGATCCCGCATTTCGAGAAACAGGCAAAGGCACTGAAGGGGCAGCAGGTAAAATTCATCTTTCTCAGCCTGGACATGGAGGATGCCTATCCAAAGAAAATACAGCAGTTCATCCGCCGCCGGCAGCTGGATTCCCCGGTTTTCTGGCTGGATGAGCAGAATGCCAACAAATACGCCCGAACCATACATCCCCGTTGGCAGGGAAGCATTCCCGCCACCATTTTCATCAATACAGCAAAGGGATACCGGAAATTCGTGGAAGGAGAGATCAGTGAAGCCCGATTGAAAAAAGAGATCAGCAGCATGATGGAATGA
- a CDS encoding sensor histidine kinase, with the protein MASTGNYLIGLNAYTIWPGYIGGAASIIVFYLTRVKKIFTPVLVIFYAGVAAIVMCFLYFANGGSFGTILYLIVMLLTIMQMVVPPRFQLWLLFGLLYSIIFILLVLEYLHPDWVVPYHSRAERLLDHGIGILYTVFFITVVVVVFRRSYVRERNQVKQQNEDLLVLKTELEQSVRLANERHERIQIILRELHHRVKNNLQVISSLLALQHNRMEDSAARASLEASRTRIEAMALIHKGLYQHEDVSAVEIGPYLTSLTGSIASSYGYGPEEVGIKLQLEEKLLDIDRAVPIGLIVNELVSNAFKHAFKGVEQPRIAVWLTQNGQGLELAVADNGTGIQHPDDLQKPASFGMKLVRTLVLQLNAQLHIEQNNGTTFRIVTT; encoded by the coding sequence ATGGCCTCAACAGGTAATTACCTGATCGGGCTAAATGCCTATACCATATGGCCGGGGTATATAGGGGGAGCGGCGTCTATCATTGTTTTTTACCTGACGAGGGTCAAAAAGATATTTACGCCGGTACTGGTGATCTTCTATGCAGGTGTGGCTGCCATTGTGATGTGCTTCCTTTATTTTGCCAACGGAGGGTCTTTCGGTACTATCCTGTACCTGATCGTTATGCTGCTGACCATCATGCAAATGGTGGTGCCGCCACGATTCCAGTTATGGCTGCTGTTCGGGTTGCTGTATTCGATCATCTTCATCCTGCTTGTGCTGGAGTATCTGCACCCCGACTGGGTGGTGCCTTACCATTCGCGCGCGGAGCGGTTGCTGGACCATGGTATCGGCATCCTGTACACCGTATTCTTCATCACTGTGGTGGTAGTGGTTTTCCGGCGCAGTTATGTACGGGAACGGAACCAGGTGAAGCAGCAGAATGAAGACCTGCTGGTGTTGAAAACAGAACTGGAGCAGTCCGTCAGGCTGGCCAATGAGCGTCATGAGCGGATACAGATCATTCTGCGGGAGTTGCATCACCGTGTAAAGAACAATCTGCAGGTGATCTCCAGCCTGCTGGCCCTGCAGCATAACCGTATGGAGGACAGTGCGGCCAGGGCGTCACTGGAAGCCAGCAGGACCCGTATTGAGGCCATGGCCCTTATTCACAAGGGGCTGTATCAGCATGAAGATGTGTCTGCCGTGGAGATCGGGCCTTACCTTACCTCATTGACCGGCTCTATTGCCAGCAGTTATGGATATGGCCCGGAGGAAGTGGGCATAAAATTGCAGCTGGAAGAGAAGTTGCTGGATATCGACCGGGCAGTGCCGATCGGGCTGATCGTCAATGAGCTGGTCAGCAACGCGTTCAAACATGCGTTTAAAGGCGTGGAGCAGCCGCGGATAGCGGTTTGGCTGACACAAAACGGGCAGGGCCTTGAGCTTGCGGTGGCAGACAATGGCACAGGGATACAACATCCTGATGATCTGCAAAAACCGGCCTCTTTCGGCATGAAGCTGGTGCGTACACTGGTGCTTCAGTTGAATGCACAGTTGCATATCGAGCAGAATAACGGTACAACATTTCGCATTGTAACAACATAA
- a CDS encoding response regulator transcription factor → MNTNATILIVEDELITAESIAELLAQEDYEIAGVTPTAAGALDICEEKRPHVVICDINIKGNINGLELAKQLKRLYQCEVIFLTAYTDAATIQAAAATVPVMYVVKPFSDAQLLAAVQMAFHKLYFKAESEAEVPAGVKVQLSDREMEVVQLVAQGLSSKQIAQRLFISEETVKTHRRRMLHRNNIANFPQLIYQLGLREKA, encoded by the coding sequence ATGAACACTAACGCAACTATCCTGATCGTAGAAGATGAGCTGATCACAGCGGAAAGCATAGCAGAATTGCTGGCGCAGGAAGATTATGAGATCGCGGGTGTTACGCCAACAGCTGCGGGCGCGCTGGACATCTGTGAAGAAAAGCGGCCGCATGTAGTGATCTGCGATATCAATATCAAAGGAAATATCAATGGGCTGGAACTGGCCAAACAGTTGAAACGGCTCTACCAGTGCGAGGTCATTTTTCTGACTGCCTACACAGATGCGGCCACTATTCAGGCCGCCGCTGCCACCGTGCCGGTGATGTACGTGGTGAAGCCTTTCAGTGACGCACAGTTGCTGGCGGCTGTGCAGATGGCCTTTCACAAGCTGTATTTCAAGGCAGAAAGCGAAGCAGAGGTGCCCGCGGGGGTAAAGGTGCAGCTGAGCGACCGGGAAATGGAGGTGGTACAGCTGGTGGCGCAGGGGCTTTCCTCGAAGCAGATCGCGCAACGTTTGTTTATCAGTGAAGAAACCGTGAAAACACATCGCCGGCGCATGCTGCACAGGAACAATATTGCCAATTTCCCGCAGCTGATCTACCAGCTGGGGCTTCGGGAGAAAGCATAA
- a CDS encoding ribonucleoside-diphosphate reductase small subunit, whose product MSNENEILLKENKDRFVLLPINYPKLWEHYKRHEASFWTAEEIDLSGDLKDWANMTDGERHFISHVLAFFAASDGIVNENLAVNFMSEVQIPEARCFYGFQIMMENIHSETYALLIDTYVKDPAEKDRLFHAIDTVPAVKKKAEWALRWIENGTFAQRLVAFAAVEGIFFSGSFCSIFWLKKRGLMPGLTFSNELISRDEGLHCEFACELYRMLNGRLSETEVHEIILDAVTIEKEFITDALPAALIGMNSELMKQYIEFVADRWIGELGYKKVFNATNPFDFMEMISLQGKTNFFEKRVGDYQKSGVMGNKDTNNTFSLDEDF is encoded by the coding sequence ATGAGTAACGAGAACGAGATTTTATTAAAGGAGAACAAGGACAGGTTTGTACTGCTGCCGATCAACTACCCCAAGCTCTGGGAACATTACAAACGCCATGAAGCCAGCTTCTGGACCGCGGAGGAGATCGATCTTTCCGGAGACCTGAAAGACTGGGCGAACATGACGGATGGTGAACGCCACTTCATTTCGCATGTACTGGCATTTTTCGCCGCATCTGACGGTATTGTGAACGAGAACCTGGCCGTGAACTTCATGAGCGAAGTACAGATCCCCGAAGCCCGCTGCTTCTACGGTTTCCAGATCATGATGGAAAACATTCACTCTGAAACATACGCACTGCTGATCGATACTTACGTAAAAGACCCGGCGGAGAAAGACCGGCTTTTCCACGCCATTGATACCGTACCTGCCGTGAAAAAGAAAGCCGAATGGGCGCTGCGCTGGATAGAGAACGGCACTTTCGCCCAACGCCTCGTAGCCTTCGCGGCGGTGGAAGGCATCTTCTTCAGCGGCAGCTTCTGCTCCATCTTCTGGCTGAAGAAACGCGGCCTCATGCCCGGCCTTACGTTCTCCAATGAACTGATCAGCCGTGATGAAGGGCTCCACTGCGAATTCGCCTGCGAACTCTACCGCATGCTGAATGGCAGACTCTCCGAAACAGAAGTGCATGAGATCATTCTCGATGCCGTGACGATCGAAAAAGAATTCATCACCGATGCGCTGCCCGCAGCCCTGATAGGTATGAACAGCGAACTGATGAAACAATACATCGAATTTGTGGCAGACCGCTGGATCGGTGAACTGGGCTATAAAAAAGTATTCAATGCCACCAATCCCTTCGATTTTATGGAAATGATATCCCTGCAGGGCAAAACCAACTTCTTCGAAAAACGGGTGGGCGACTACCAGAAATCAGGTGTAATGGGCAACAAGGACACCAACAACACTTTCAGCCTCGACGAAGATTTTTAA
- a CDS encoding AsmA-like C-terminal region-containing protein, producing MNIKKILKGIGITLLVLIALLIAIPYLFKGQIIAKIKTELNKNLNAKVDFKDVDISLLRRFPRLAVALEELQVTGVEHFNGDTLVVVRKLDLAMDLMSVIKGDNIDIYNIAVQQPRIYAIVDEEGRANWDITKPDTTAAGGAPEDTAASDFSLSLRQYSIENATLKYSDRQAHYHLSIEQLDHKGKGDFSQDQFTLQTTTSAGSLSFASGFIPYLLNTKAEILADINIDNNTGTYTFKTDKIAVNNLKLTSEGFFQLLNDSTYNMDIKFDAPSTDFKDILSLIPSIFTQDFAKIKTSGSAVFNGFVKGTYAADQMPAYALHLGVKNGFFQYPDLPKPVKNIQLTVNVTNPDGVPDHTLVDIPQAHLEMDESPVDMRLMIKTPVSDLYLDAAAKGRLDLSKVSQFVKFEKGTSLTGLLDADLKARGYMSAVEKQQYESFDASGNLSVKDLLYRSADYPDGLKVAALLMQFNPKNVTVPQFNGQYLGTNFSANGELNNFLAYAFRNEPLNGRLDVKADQVNLDKWMATGSEPASPAAADTTASGPFIVPNNLDFTINAQADKVHYDKLDLTQLSGTLLLRDETVTLKNIKANGLQGSMQIDGTYATKEDKAHPAISLTYDVKELDVQQTFNAFNTVQQLMPIGKFLSGKLSSRMSVTGKLGEDMSPVLNTLTGEGNLLLIQGFLQKFQPLDQLANQLNVNSLKNISIKDIKNYFAFTNGRMSVNPFRVKLNNMNMLIGGSHGFDQSLDYTIQLALPRSLMGSQGNALVNNLVTQAGNKGIPVNIGDSVHLNVLMGGSIAKPSLKTDLKEAAGDAVNNLKMQAATLVKNQIDSAKNTVKDSLAQVKNQVLSSAKEELKNKLLGGDDSTRSGKPLQDAGKAAEKTLNNTLKGLLNRKNNTKDTTKQ from the coding sequence ATGAACATAAAAAAGATACTGAAGGGTATCGGGATCACCCTGCTTGTGCTTATTGCACTGCTGATAGCCATCCCCTATCTCTTCAAAGGCCAGATCATCGCAAAGATCAAAACGGAACTGAACAAGAACCTGAACGCCAAAGTAGATTTCAAAGACGTGGATATCAGCCTGCTGCGGCGTTTCCCGCGGCTGGCCGTTGCTTTGGAAGAATTGCAGGTGACGGGCGTGGAGCACTTCAACGGAGATACCCTCGTTGTTGTCCGGAAACTTGACCTCGCCATGGACCTCATGAGCGTGATCAAAGGAGACAATATCGATATCTACAACATAGCGGTACAACAGCCACGTATATACGCCATTGTGGATGAAGAAGGCCGCGCCAACTGGGATATTACCAAACCGGACACCACCGCCGCCGGCGGAGCGCCTGAAGATACCGCCGCCAGTGATTTTTCCCTCAGCCTCCGGCAATACAGCATAGAGAACGCCACGCTCAAGTACAGCGACCGGCAGGCGCATTATCACCTGTCCATCGAGCAGCTGGACCATAAAGGGAAAGGGGATTTTTCGCAGGATCAGTTCACGCTGCAGACCACTACTTCCGCCGGCTCGCTCAGCTTTGCCTCCGGATTTATTCCCTATCTCCTCAACACCAAAGCCGAAATACTGGCCGACATCAATATTGATAACAATACCGGCACTTATACTTTCAAGACGGACAAAATCGCTGTCAATAACCTGAAACTCACGTCTGAAGGCTTCTTCCAGTTGCTGAACGACAGTACTTATAATATGGACATCAAATTTGATGCGCCATCCACCGACTTCAAGGACATCCTCTCGCTGATCCCATCCATTTTCACGCAGGATTTCGCAAAGATCAAAACAAGCGGCTCCGCCGTGTTCAACGGTTTTGTAAAAGGCACCTACGCAGCCGATCAGATGCCGGCGTACGCACTGCATCTCGGCGTAAAGAACGGGTTCTTCCAGTACCCTGATCTGCCGAAGCCCGTGAAGAACATACAGCTGACGGTGAACGTAACCAATCCTGACGGGGTGCCGGACCATACCCTGGTAGACATTCCGCAGGCGCACCTGGAAATGGATGAAAGCCCCGTGGATATGCGGTTGATGATCAAAACACCGGTATCCGATCTTTATCTCGATGCTGCGGCAAAAGGACGGCTGGACCTCAGCAAGGTATCCCAGTTCGTGAAATTCGAAAAAGGCACGTCCCTTACCGGCTTGCTGGATGCCGACCTTAAAGCCCGCGGTTATATGAGCGCCGTCGAAAAGCAGCAATATGAAAGCTTCGATGCATCCGGCAACCTGTCCGTCAAAGACCTGCTCTATCGCAGCGCCGACTATCCCGATGGGTTGAAAGTTGCCGCACTGCTCATGCAGTTCAATCCGAAGAATGTGACCGTTCCTCAATTCAACGGGCAGTACCTCGGCACCAATTTCTCCGCGAACGGGGAATTGAACAACTTCCTTGCCTACGCATTCCGTAACGAACCGCTCAATGGCAGACTGGATGTAAAGGCAGACCAGGTCAATCTCGATAAATGGATGGCTACCGGCAGTGAGCCGGCCTCTCCCGCTGCGGCGGACACTACAGCCAGCGGCCCGTTCATCGTGCCCAACAACCTCGATTTCACGATCAACGCGCAGGCAGACAAAGTGCATTATGATAAACTGGACCTGACCCAATTGTCCGGCACCCTCCTGCTGCGCGATGAAACCGTTACCCTGAAAAATATCAAAGCCAATGGCTTGCAGGGCAGCATGCAGATAGACGGAACATACGCTACCAAAGAAGACAAGGCCCATCCTGCCATCAGCCTCACTTATGACGTGAAGGAGCTGGATGTGCAGCAAACCTTCAACGCTTTCAACACCGTACAGCAACTGATGCCCATCGGCAAATTCCTCAGCGGGAAACTCAGCTCCAGAATGAGCGTGACGGGAAAACTGGGAGAAGATATGTCGCCGGTACTGAATACCCTCACCGGCGAAGGGAACCTGCTGCTGATCCAGGGCTTCCTGCAGAAATTCCAGCCGCTGGACCAGTTGGCGAACCAGCTGAACGTTAACTCGTTGAAAAACATTTCTATAAAAGACATTAAAAACTACTTCGCATTCACGAACGGCCGCATGAGCGTAAACCCCTTCCGGGTAAAGCTGAACAATATGAATATGCTCATCGGCGGCTCCCATGGATTCGACCAGAGCCTCGACTATACCATTCAGCTGGCGCTCCCCCGCAGCCTTATGGGCAGCCAGGGCAATGCGCTCGTTAACAATCTCGTTACGCAGGCCGGCAACAAAGGTATTCCGGTGAACATCGGGGACAGTGTGCATCTCAACGTATTGATGGGCGGCAGCATTGCCAAACCTTCACTGAAGACCGACCTGAAAGAAGCGGCGGGAGATGCCGTGAACAACCTGAAAATGCAGGCCGCCACGCTGGTGAAGAACCAGATCGACTCTGCGAAGAATACGGTAAAAGATTCCCTGGCACAGGTAAAGAACCAGGTATTGTCTTCCGCCAAAGAAGAACTGAAGAACAAGCTGCTCGGCGGGGATGACAGCACCAGGTCCGGCAAACCGCTGCAGGATGCGGGCAAAGCTGCGGAGAAAACGCTCAATAATACACTCAAAGGGCTGCTGAACCGCAAAAACAATACAAAAGACACAACAAAGCAATAA
- a CDS encoding TrmH family RNA methyltransferase, whose translation MTPERRERLLSVLHKRQAGITVVLENVEDPHNISAVMRTCDAVGIQDLYVLTTKIPRHKKWGAKSSSSAAKWLSIHAYTDANEMMAELRRHYDKIYTTHLASDSVSLYDIDFTGRVALIFGNEHSGVSDELRTMADGNFIIPQVGIIRSLNISVACAVSIYEAMRQRHAAGQYNQPDLSEARQAALLEEWGFKEEDL comes from the coding sequence ATGACACCGGAACGTAGAGAAAGGCTTTTGTCCGTATTGCACAAACGGCAGGCTGGCATTACCGTGGTACTGGAGAATGTGGAAGACCCTCACAATATCTCTGCTGTCATGCGCACTTGCGATGCGGTGGGCATACAGGACCTGTATGTGCTGACCACCAAGATCCCCCGGCACAAAAAATGGGGCGCCAAAAGCTCCTCCAGCGCCGCCAAATGGCTCAGTATTCACGCCTATACGGATGCGAATGAGATGATGGCGGAATTGCGCCGGCATTACGACAAGATCTACACCACTCACCTGGCCTCGGATTCGGTCAGTCTTTATGATATTGACTTCACCGGCCGTGTAGCCCTTATTTTCGGTAATGAGCACAGCGGAGTTTCCGATGAGCTGCGTACCATGGCGGATGGCAATTTCATTATTCCGCAGGTAGGGATCATCCGTTCACTGAACATTTCCGTGGCCTGCGCCGTAAGTATATACGAAGCGATGCGCCAGCGGCATGCCGCCGGTCAATATAACCAGCCCGATCTTTCCGAAGCGCGGCAGGCTGCGCTGCTGGAAGAGTGGGGATTTAAGGAAGAAGACCTTTGA